AGTATGTGATTGCAGGATATCATCATCGGTCAATAGCAGGATCATGGTCATCATCAGTGATCCCGAAGGTCAGATTCCAGGTTCCATCTCTTAACCAGAGAAGCTGGGCATCATCTGGAGCAAAGACTAGagaagatgacgatgatgagCACAAGATAAGCATCGGACCTCaagacaagaaagaagaaaacgatggaGGAGTTGTTTACTATGGCCAAATCTCATCCACGATCAAGAAAGTGAAACTCCTCTCACTCTCCACCTGCTGTCTCTCAGTTTCTCTCGGCCCAGTCATCACATTCATGACTTCCCCTGGACTGAACGTGATCATGAAAGGTGCGGTTGCCTCGACTGTGATTTTCCTCAGTGCATCCACAACCGCTGCTCTCCACTGGTTCGTTAGTCCTTACGTGCACAAGCTGAGGTGGCAGCCTGGTTCAGACACTTTTGAGGTTGAGATGATGACATGGCTCGGCACATTCACCCCAAAGACACTGAAGTTCTCAGACATACGTTATCCAGACACGCAAAGACCGTATGTGAGCTTTAAGGCTAACGGGGATTACTACTTTGTGGACGCAGATCATTGCCCAAACAAGGCATTGTTGGCCAGGCTTACTCCTCCAAAGGATGCTCATGACTCTGCTTTCAAGAACTTGTAATCCAATAATCCATTTTTCGTTTCTTTGTTATactttgtctcttttgttgggGGTTGTAGCTTTTTTGGATCATTGAACCTCCCTTTCTCATGGCTAACACCCGAATGATGCAAATAATAAAAGAGTTGGTCTCACTCGAGTCGTCAAAGTTTAATCCAATTGGTAAATCTACtgacaaattaaaataaaaaaaataaaaacggttACGGAATCAATTAGACGAACCAGGATAACCGGCTTGTATTAAAAACCGGTTGCGCACAAGGGGTTTTGATTGTTTAGTCCCATTTGGTTACAGCAGCCAGCCATCGGAGAGCTCTGAAGGCACCGGTGAGTCACCACCAGTGACGGCTTTGCAAAACCAACTCTGAGAAAGCGATTCCAAATCAATCTGTGGATGAAACGAAGAATCCCAGATTGCTGAATGGTAAATTTTGGAATACTACTCTCTTCCAGAAATTAGGGTTCATCCGTTAGATTTAGATTTAGCCATCGGGTTTCATTTCATGAATTAGGATCCGTCGGTAATGTAATTATTGGTTAATCGTTTGTTTTCGATTCGATGTTGGAGAAGTACTTGGCATTATTAAGTCATGATTCATTTGCAGTTTTGAATATTCATTCATGTTGACAATTTTGTGAATCTGGGTGGTGCTTCATAAAGAGTATTGATTTTTATGCAAACCTTTGGAATCCAAAATCATGCTCACCTTTGGAATCCAAAATCATGCTCACCTTTGTTTTGATTAGTCAAAGTTATAATGATCCTGAAGGATAATTTTCAAGTTAAATCGTTGATTATGTTGATACCCCTGGCTCTTCTCTTTCAAATTACAAGGAGTTGACTAGTCGAGTCTTTCTCCAGTGGTCTTGAaagggtttgtgtttggtttgagtTCAGCTGCGGTAGAGTTTAAGCCGGATAAGGTTTAAAAACTTGACTGCAACCTACTTATTAGCTCAAGCTTCTTTCATTGATGCACCAGTGTCCTAGTGCCCTCTGGATTCTCGTTGTTTGCTTACCTCTTAAATCTTAATGTCGTGTGCGTTATTGTACCTTCTCCTTATTAGTCAGTCCTCTTttcaaaaaagtatatatttattgtacCCTCTCCTTATCAGTCAGTCCTCTTTGCAAAAAAGTAAATGATTTGAATGCAAGTTGTGTTCATAGATGCTTATTTTATCAAATGGATCTTgagaaactgaaagaaaaatGGATATATAGAACATCTTACACCTCATCCGATAAGTGAGTTTGATCTATTATTATTCCCTGTGAAttggaggaagatgatgatatgaAGAATGAAGCATACAGATGAATACTTAGGTTATGCGTTTGTTGGTAATAACAGGCGACACCATTTATAGCGGGGGTGGCGGTAGCTGCGACTGCACTTGCTGGTCGATATGGAATCCAAGCATGGCAAGCATTCAAGGCAAGACCACCGAGACCCAGAATTAAGAAATTCTATGACGGCGGTTTCCAGCCTACAATGACGAAAAGGGAAGCTGCTCTTATTCTTGGCATCAGGTGaagtaaacacacacacacacacagaactATGTTTCTCTTTGGTCTATAGCATAGTTCTTTCTATGAAAGTGTAACATTGTTTCAAATGTGGGTTTTGGAACTTAATCACAGGGAGAATGTAGCGGCAGAGAAAGTGAAGGAAGCACACAGGAAGGTAATGGTAGCAAACCATCCAGATGCAGGTGGTAGCCATTTCCTAGCCTCTAAGATCAATGAAGCTAAAGACATGATGCTCGGCAAAACTAAAAGC
The Camelina sativa cultivar DH55 chromosome 6, Cs, whole genome shotgun sequence genome window above contains:
- the LOC104792353 gene encoding uncharacterized protein LOC104792353, whose protein sequence is MGRSALIHLIRSQSRRLSSSTFTTTGYHHRSIAGSWSSSVIPKVRFQVPSLNQRSWASSGAKTREDDDDEHKISIGPQDKKEENDGGVVYYGQISSTIKKVKLLSLSTCCLSVSLGPVITFMTSPGLNVIMKGAVASTVIFLSASTTAALHWFVSPYVHKLRWQPGSDTFEVEMMTWLGTFTPKTLKFSDIRYPDTQRPYVSFKANGDYYFVDADHCPNKALLARLTPPKDAHDSAFKNL
- the LOC104792355 gene encoding mitochondrial import inner membrane translocase subunit TIM14-1, yielding MATPFIAGVAVAATALAGRYGIQAWQAFKARPPRPRIKKFYDGGFQPTMTKREAALILGIRENVAAEKVKEAHRKVMVANHPDAGGSHFLASKINEAKDMMLGKTKSSGSAF